GAGTCTTGGCACTGCAACCTATAAAGATTTATATATTGGTGGCCCATTAATTTTAATAGGTATTCTGTTACTCTATTTACTGCGTTGGCGATTAAATATTTTAACATTGCCAGAGGATGAAGCAAAGTCAATGGGTGTTCCAGTCGCGCGTTTAAAATGGTTCGTTATTTTTGGTGCAACACTTATAACAGCGGCATCTGTAGCTGTGGCGGGAATTGTGGGCTGGGTTGGTTTAATTATTCCACATGTTGCACGCATGCTTGTCGGCAATAACAATCAATTTGTTCTCCCAGTGTCTGTTGCAATCGGTAGTGTGTATTTATTAATTATCGATGATTTAGCACGCACATTAACAGCGACAGAAATTCCTTTGTCCATTTTAACAGCGATTATCGGTGCACCATTCTTTGCTTATTTATTACGTCGTTCAGGAGGTGGTTGGGGATGAACATAGAAGTGGTCGATGGCAATTACTATTATGAGAAACGTCGCACAAAAATGCCTAACCTATATGCGAAAGATATTAATTTTACATTAGCATCAGGCGAAATAATGGCTATTCTTGGACCAAACGGTGCAGGGAAAACAACGATGTTAAAGTGTATTACAGGTCTTCTCGATTGGAAAAAAGGCAAGACGATGATTGATGGTAAGCCTCTTGCAACAATGGATCGTAAGGAATTGTGGAAGCGAGTAGGCTATGTGCCACAGGCGCATAAAATGGTATTTGGTTTTACAGTAGAGGAGCTTGTTGTCATGGGACGTGCGCCATATATTAGTACATTGGCTCAGCCTTCAGCTAAAGATATGGAAGCGGCTCATGTAGCACTAAATACAATTGGGATAATGCATCTTGCTAAAAAATCGTGTAATGAAATTAGTGGAGGAGAGCTACAGTTGGCTTTAATTGCCCGTACGCTCGTGTCAAATCCTGAAGTTTTAATATTGGATGAACCTGAATCACATTTGGATATACAAAAGCAAATTGTTATATTGCAAACGATAAAGCGCTTATCAAAGGAGCGAGGTATTTCTTGCATCATTAATACTCACTACCCAAACCATGCCTTTTACCTTGCAGATCATGTGTTGATGACAGCGAAAGAAAAGGATGTTATATATGGCAATGTTCAAGAGGTAATGACTGAGTCTCGGATGAAAGAATTTTTCGGTATAGAGCTAAAAAAAATAATTTACGAGGAAGAGGATTATTTTGTCGAAACGATGGTTCCTCGCGCACTAGGCCAGAATGTAATATGAGTGCCTGGCACCTTTAAGGAAAAACACGGTCCCTACCATAGTGGAGGAGACCGTGTTTTCATTGGTTATGGAATGAATTGCAATTGAGAAAAATTCCTCGCAACTATAAGTTGAAAATTTTCCCTGGATTCATTATGTTATGCGGATCGAGTGCTGCCTTAATGCTCTTCATTACGAGTAACGAGGCACCATGCTCCATCGATTGATATTTCATTTTGCCAATACCTACACCATGTTCACCGGTACAAGTTCCTCCGCGAAGCAGCGCATATTGCACAATATGCTCATTAAAACGGTCAGCTAGTGCCCGTTCGTGTGCATCAGTGGGGTCTAACATTAACAATGCATGGAAATTTCCATCTCCGACATGTCCGACAATCCCTCCCGCTAGACCGACGTTGTTTAGCTGTTCACGGGCATACAATATCGTTTCAGCCAATTTCGAAATTGGAACACAAACATCCGTTGACATAAGCTTTTTCCCTGGGTACGCATGAATATATGCATAGGCCAATGAATGTCGTGCCTCCCATAGCTTATTGCGAGCTGCATTGTCTTGCTCAAACTCGACAGACGTACAGCCGAAGTCCTCAAAAATTTCTGTAGCAAATTCAATATCTGCTTGCATACCTGCATCATTACCGTGGAACTCTAAAAACAGTGTAGGTTTTTCATCATAAGAAGTTTCATTATAAATATTAGCTTGTGTAATAGAAGCTTCATCGACAAGCTCTACACGACCAATGGAAATACCAGCCTGTAACAATGCGGCAACTGCACTGACAGCTTCGCCAACTGTTTCAAATACAGCACGGCCCGCAGTTACAAATTCAGGAATACCATATACTTGCAATGTCAGCTCTGTAAAGCAACCTAATGTACCTTCTGAACCAACAAATAAGCCATTCAAATGATAGCCCGAAGATGATTTAGCTGCTAAGCTTCCAGTATGAATAACGGTACCATCTGCAAGTACAACTTCTAAATCACGCACTTGATCGCGCATAACACCATAACGAACAGCTGTAGTACCACTGGCATTCGTTGCTGCCATTCCTCCAAGTGTCGCATCTGCTCCTGGATCTACCGTAAATTGAAGGCCGTGTTTTTTAAATTCTTTATTTAATTGTGCACGAGTCACACCCGGTTGCACTTTAACGAGTAAATCTTCTGGGCGAATATCTAAAATTGTATTCATTTCAGAAAAATCGATAGAAATACCGTTGGCAATCGGAATAGCATTTCCTTCTAAACTTGAGCCAACGCCAAATGGTACGACTGGTATAAGATTTGCATGTGCGATTTTCATGATGGCACTAACGTCTCCTGTAGAACGTGGAAACACTACTATATCTGGCAAGTTCATTGCATGATGGGATTCATCTTTGCCATGTAGCTCTCGTACCGTCTCGTTTGTTGACACCTGCTCATCTGATAATACCTCTCTAAGTTGATTTACTATTAGCTCTACTGCAACAGTCATTCCAATCCCTCCAAACTTTCTGATAAATCTAATTTATCATGCGATTAGTGGAAATGGAATGTACTGTTTATAAAAAATCAGTGTGCAAATACTTTTTCTAGCTTTTGTACGAATGCATCTTGTTCATCTGTAGACGATTGTTGCCACCATTTTTCGAAAAATACGCCTAGCCCTGGTAGTAAATGCTCTTCACCACGTGAAATGGCATCTTGGACTATATCCTTAAATTCTGCTGCTGATTGACCATGGACATTTGCCGTAATGGCATCTCTTATTTGAAAATTCATCTATTTCGCCTCCTTAGTCATAATTT
The genomic region above belongs to Lysinibacillus sp. FSL W8-0992 and contains:
- a CDS encoding ABC transporter ATP-binding protein yields the protein MNIEVVDGNYYYEKRRTKMPNLYAKDINFTLASGEIMAILGPNGAGKTTMLKCITGLLDWKKGKTMIDGKPLATMDRKELWKRVGYVPQAHKMVFGFTVEELVVMGRAPYISTLAQPSAKDMEAAHVALNTIGIMHLAKKSCNEISGGELQLALIARTLVSNPEVLILDEPESHLDIQKQIVILQTIKRLSKERGISCIINTHYPNHAFYLADHVLMTAKEKDVIYGNVQEVMTESRMKEFFGIELKKIIYEEEDYFVETMVPRALGQNVI
- a CDS encoding FAD-binding oxidoreductase → MTVAVELIVNQLREVLSDEQVSTNETVRELHGKDESHHAMNLPDIVVFPRSTGDVSAIMKIAHANLIPVVPFGVGSSLEGNAIPIANGISIDFSEMNTILDIRPEDLLVKVQPGVTRAQLNKEFKKHGLQFTVDPGADATLGGMAATNASGTTAVRYGVMRDQVRDLEVVLADGTVIHTGSLAAKSSSGYHLNGLFVGSEGTLGCFTELTLQVYGIPEFVTAGRAVFETVGEAVSAVAALLQAGISIGRVELVDEASITQANIYNETSYDEKPTLFLEFHGNDAGMQADIEFATEIFEDFGCTSVEFEQDNAARNKLWEARHSLAYAYIHAYPGKKLMSTDVCVPISKLAETILYAREQLNNVGLAGGIVGHVGDGNFHALLMLDPTDAHERALADRFNEHIVQYALLRGGTCTGEHGVGIGKMKYQSMEHGASLLVMKSIKAALDPHNIMNPGKIFNL
- the sspI gene encoding small acid-soluble spore protein SspI produces the protein MNFQIRDAITANVHGQSAAEFKDIVQDAISRGEEHLLPGLGVFFEKWWQQSSTDEQDAFVQKLEKVFAH